In Microcaecilia unicolor chromosome 1, aMicUni1.1, whole genome shotgun sequence, the following are encoded in one genomic region:
- the FAM183A gene encoding protein FAM183A — protein MMAARSGAGAGQGKVEKDEVHQIAIYRETVWKELRSQKLLTEYKINPFRRVHAVTGKPMSWHDNIEEEADANFLSVIHHAALEPTKKYTEPQTTTQEIGWITTPLINLDRTDCRLNFHRHKTEITEYMEAAWRQKEQSTNLQ, from the exons ATGATGGCGGCGCGGTCCGGGGCCGGCGCTGGGCAGGGGAAGGTGGAAAAAGATGAAGTTCATCAGATTGCGATCTACCGTGAGACGGTCTGGAAAGAGCTGCGCAGCCAGAAACTCTTAACTGAGTACAAGATCAACCCTTTCCGTCGAG TTCATGCCGTCACTGGGAAGCCTATGTCTTGGCATGATAACATTGAAGAAGAAGCAGATG CCAACTTCCTGTCTGTGATTCATCATGCTGCTCTGGAGCCAACTAAAAAATACACAGAGCCTCAAACCACTACTCAAGAGATTGGTTGGATAACTACTCCTCTG ATAAACTTGGACCGTACTGACTGTCGGCTTAACTTCCATCGCCATAAGACTGAAATTACAGAATACATGGAAGCAGCATGGCGCCAGAAAGAGCAGAGCACAAACTTGCAGTAA